The Argentina anserina chromosome 3, drPotAnse1.1, whole genome shotgun sequence genome includes a region encoding these proteins:
- the LOC126786900 gene encoding berberine bridge enzyme-like 4 → MRVLLLSILTLILSFSISRTTCDPILNDFVHCLANHSQYSTSPIPEAIFTYQNNSFQSALLAYIRNRRYSTPTTPKPLAIVAAKHESHVQSTVICARQHGFQIRTRSGGHDFEGLSYVSSITPFVMLDMSNLRSVDINLTDESAWVESGATLGELYFNIGNKSNVHGFPAGVCHTVGIGGHLSGGGYGPLMRKYGLTVDNVVDAKLVDVNGMIIDRKLMGEDHFWAIRGGGGASFGVILAWKIKLVHVPARVTVFNVKRNLEQGAMDIVYRWQSVAPQLPKRIFVRAMLQVQKNSTSGKLAIEVSFICHYLGGSKKLLSLINHRFPELDLQKNDCSEMSWVESTVFWGNHPVGTPIGVLLDRPMGPPDFFKSKSDYVKEPIPKHGIESILDLMLKSGLDKLYMEWNPYGGRMSEISESETPFPHRDGNLFLIQYLGYWKEDKVETARRYLDLISKMYQEMTPFVSKNPREAFLNYRDLDLGANTGNSQTKVETARVYGSMYFKDNFDRVVRVKTEVDPHNFFKNEQSIPPLSRG, encoded by the coding sequence ATGAGGGTTCTATTGCTCTCTATTCTGACATTAATCCTTTCGTTTTCAATATCAAGGACAACTTGCGATCCAATTCTCAATGACTTTGTCCACTGCCTTGCAAATCATTCCCAATACTCCACCTCCCCAATCCCTGAAGCCATTTTCACATACCAAAACAACTCTTTTCAATCTGCTCTCTTGGCATACATTAGAAACCGCAGATATTCCACACCCACAACACCAAAACCTTTGGCGATTGTTGCAGCCAAGCATGAATCTCATGTCCAATCGACTGTCATTTGTGCACGACAACATGGATTTCAAATAAGAACCCGAAGCGGTGGCCATGATTTTGAGGGTCTATCGTATGTGTCAAGTATCACCCCCTTTGTCATGCTTGACATGTCTAATCTCAGATCCGTCGATATAAACTTAACAGACGAGAGTGCTTGGGTCGAATCTGGAGCAACTCTTGGCGAATTGTATTTCAATATTGGCAACAAAAGCAATGTTCATGGGTTTCCTGCTGGAGTTTGCCATACTGTTGGTATTGGTGGCCATCTtagtggtggtggttatgGCCCTTTGATGAGAAAATATGGACTCACAGTGGATAATGTTGTCGATGCTAAGCTAGTTGATGTGAACGGTATGATCATTGATAGAAAATTAATGGGAGAAGACCATTTCTGGGCCATTAGAGGAGGTGGTGGAGCAAGCTTTGGagtcattcttgcatggaAGATCAAACTGGTTCATGTTCCAGCCAGAGTGACTGTGTTCAATGTTAAACGAAACTTGGAACAAGGCGCTATGGATATAGTCTATCGGTGGCAATCCGTAGCGCCTCAGCTCCCTAAAAGGATCTTCGTTAGAGCAATGCTTCAAGTGCAGAAAAATAGTACTTCAGGTAAGTTGGCGATAGAAGTGTCATTCATTTGTCATTATTTGGGAGGTAGTAAAAAGCTTCTTTCATTGATCAATCACAGATTTCCAGAATTGGATCTGCAGAAAAATGATTGCTCTGAAATGAGTTGGGTAGAATCCACTGTGTTCTGGGGTAATCACCCAGTTGGAACTCCCATAGGTGTTCTGCTCGATAGGCCAATGGGGCCACCAGATTTCTTCAAGAGCAAGTCAGACTATGTGAAAGAGCCGATTCCAAAACATGGAATAGAATCCATACTGGACTTGATGCTAAAGTCTGGTCTGGATAAACTCTACATGGAATGGAACCCTTATGGTGGAAGAATGAGCGAGATATCGGAGTCGGAAACTCCATTCCCTCACAGGGATGGAAACTTGTTTTTGATCCAGTATTTAGGATATTGGAAAGAAGACAAGGTTGAGACAGCCCGCCGCTACCTCGACTTGATTAGCAAAATGTATCAAGAGATGACTCCATTTGTGTCAAAGAACCCAAGAGAGGCGTTCCTAAATTATAGGGATCTTGACCTTGGCGCCAATACGGGTAATAGTCAGACTAAAGTCGAAACTGCTAGGGTTTATGGAAGCATGTACTTTAAAGATAATTTTGATAGAGTGGTCCGAGTGAAAACTGAGGTTGATCCTCATAACTTTTTCAAGAATGAACAGAGTATTCCACCACTTTCGAGGGGATAA